The nucleotide window AactttataaaaataaaattacattaaaatttttttttccaagTTTGGAAAAAGTCTTTACTTAATgtttatcatatatatacgataaaacaaaaaaaaaaaaaaaaaaaaaaaaaaaNNNNNNNNNNNNNNNNNNNNNNNNNNNNNNNNNNNNNNNNNNNNNNNNNNNNNNNNNNNNNNNNNNNNNNNNNNNNNNNNNNNNNNNNNNNNNNNNNNNNNNNNNNNNNNNNNNNNNNNNNNNNNNNNNNNNNNNNNNNNNNNNNNNNNNNNNNNNNNNNNNNNNNNNNNNNNNNNNNNNNNNNNNNNNNNNNNNNNNNNNNNNNNNNNNNNNNNNNNNNNNNNNNNNNNNNNNNNNNNNNNNNNNNNNNNNNNNNNNNNNNNNNNNNNNNNNNNNNNNNNNNNNNNNNNNNNNNNNNNNNNNNNNNNNNNNNNNNNNNNNNNNNNNNNNNNNNNNNNNNNNNNNNNNNNNNNNNNNNNNNNNNNNNNNNNNNNNNNNNNNNNNNNNNNNNNNNNNNNNNATaccatattttttttctcaaattaaaaataattaaatttaaaaaaaaaaaatttcattaaaatttttttttccaagtttggaaaaaattttttcttaaattttataaaaaaaaaaaaaaaaaaaaaaaaaaaaaaaaaaaaaaaaaaaaaaaaaaaaaaaatacatataaacaattcaaaaaataaaaaaaatataaatgatgttaaaaaaaaaaagataaataaatataaaaagatttaaaaaaaaaaaaaaaattaaattaaatgtatatgtttcaaaaatatatatatatatatatgtaaactataaaaaaatattataaatgaatatatatacgtatgtatatgtacaagttatatatattttaaaaaaatgattgTTTATTAAATAGGTATTTTCTTGTgacacatatatatatatatatatatatatttatgttataaatatgggtataaaaaaaaatgtggTAAATATTTCCATTTTCCATATATTCAATGTTCCTTGTGCTTTTTCTTCCTTCACCTGTTCCTCTACTTTCACACTACAGTTTTGTTAAATAATACATGTCAATTTTGTTGGACAATATTTTGATTAAGAATAAGACTAAGGAAAAGGAAGAAACGTAGATACCAGCAAaagataaattatttaaataaaaatatatagaatgagcaatgtatatatagaataaGGAATGAATAGgtgaaataatatttaataaatatttatatttatgtaaatataatactatctcatatattttattatttccaACATATAATCTTTTCAAAAAATCATACTGATTTAATAATTTGACATAAAAATCCGTTTTCTTATCATCCTTTATATTCTGCATTATTTCCTccttattaaaaaatttctCATCTGTCcatgtttttataaacGATAAATTGTTCTGAAAAATTAAACGAGCGTAAATCAAAAATAGCTGCAATAAAACTAGCCCTCCCAATATTTTACCTGACGAAGCATAGAAATACAgacaaaatgaaaaaataaaataaaataaaataaaaataaaaataaataaataaatatatatatatatatatatataaccattacattataatgattagcacatatatatatatatatatatatatatatattttttttttttttattatatattatttaagaATTACTCTTCTTGTAACCAAGCAAATGGAAACTTCCCCAGTTAGCTTGAACAAGGAAATATGGgaatatagatatataggaaaagaaaagtatatgtattaaattattgattagatataatttttgtgAAAAGAAATTGTAAGAATTAAGTATGAATAAAAGTCTGagaacaaaaaatttataaaagaaaaacaatAATGTTGATAGAGTATGGATTTTGACAAGTTTATCtgttttaatatttttgaattCTCCAATAAAagcatatttttttttaaaaaaggtatatatataatcacttttaaaatataaaattgtaaagagtaaaaataaaaaatttacagAATTATAGCTTATTAATTTCGAAATATTAGATGATTTGCTAAAAAAAGGTATACTACTAAGATATTCATGTATAGAACtattgaaatattta belongs to Plasmodium reichenowi strain SY57 chromosome 10, whole genome shotgun sequence and includes:
- a CDS encoding putative membrane protein (conserved Plasmodium membrane protein, unknown function), encoding MKKAIFFIYLIFFVFVKVTCLEIRRGKYNINYDYAIKSLKDNNFKRRGGEKGRRNNIYYMNINFHNIDNNFNNEIRKRHFNENDSIKDKLNKLKKLKNILNKYKLNINKKDFDKFKNRTQEIVVDKYHYAKKYSIIIFNRLKDDMSVYRGKLKNYYNTTTTYVKDKYFNSSIHEYLSSIPFFSKSSNISKLISYNSVNFLFLLFTILYFKSDYIYTFFKKKYAFIGEFKNIKTDKLVKIHTLSTLLFFFYKFFVLRLLFILNSYNFFSQKLYLINNLIHILFFSYISIFPYFLVQANWGSFHLLGYKKSKILGGLVLLQLFLIYARLIFQNNLSFIKTWTDEKFFNKEEIMQNIKDDKKTDFYVKLLNQYDFLKRLYVGNNKIYEIVLYLHKYKYLLNIISPIHSLFYIYIAHSIYFYLNNLSFAGIYVSSFSLVLFLIKILSNKIDMYYLTKL